A single Mangrovimonas sp. YM274 DNA region contains:
- a CDS encoding ABC transporter ATP-binding protein: MAKKGNVFDVTLFKRLLHYTRPYKNVFLWSLCFVLGLAVFGALRPKILQLAIDTKMAKHEYDGFLNYILLMVMVLVLEVVCQLLFIYYASWLGQSVVKDIRVKLFKHMLSFKMKYFDNSSVGILITRAVTDMERIADIFGEGLFMIFSDVLKMLAVGGMMFYMNWILSLIVFTTLPLVLIATRIFQKYMKLAFQDVRTEVSNLNSFVQERVTGMKILQLFTREDIEYKNFKTINERHKKGWLKTVWYNSIFFPVAEFLSSITIGLVVWYGGLQVINDSTASVGELTAFIMMIPMLFRPLNQIANKFNTLQMGMVAADRVFKVLDTTSQIDDIGTLEAEHFKGDISFKNVRFSYVENEEVLKGVSFEVKAGQTVAIVGATGAGKSTIINLLNRFYDIQSGHILIDGIDIKDMTLKSLRAQIAVVLQNVFLFADTIFNNITLNNPDITQEEVETAAKNIGIHDFIMSLPNGYQYNVKERGVMLSSGQRQLISFLRAYVTNPSVLVLDEATSSVDSHSEQLIQDATDKITKGRTSIVIAHRLATIKKADMILVMDAGKIVEQGTHKELLKRTDGYYKNLYEVQFMKEEVAS, translated from the coding sequence ATGGCCAAGAAAGGAAATGTTTTTGATGTCACCTTATTCAAGCGTTTATTGCATTATACACGCCCATATAAAAATGTGTTTTTGTGGAGTTTGTGTTTTGTTTTAGGACTTGCTGTTTTTGGAGCTTTAAGGCCAAAAATATTACAGTTGGCCATTGATACTAAAATGGCGAAACACGAGTATGATGGCTTCTTAAACTATATCCTGTTAATGGTAATGGTTTTGGTTTTGGAAGTGGTTTGCCAGTTATTGTTTATTTATTACGCTTCTTGGTTGGGGCAATCTGTGGTAAAGGATATTAGGGTGAAACTTTTTAAGCACATGCTAAGTTTCAAAATGAAGTATTTTGACAATTCTTCGGTGGGAATTTTGATTACCCGAGCCGTAACCGATATGGAGCGAATTGCGGATATTTTTGGAGAAGGCCTCTTTATGATTTTTAGTGATGTCTTGAAAATGTTGGCAGTAGGAGGTATGATGTTTTATATGAATTGGATATTGTCACTAATCGTTTTCACAACCTTACCGTTGGTTTTAATTGCCACCAGAATTTTCCAGAAGTACATGAAGTTGGCATTCCAGGATGTAAGAACAGAGGTATCCAATCTTAATAGTTTTGTTCAGGAACGTGTTACCGGAATGAAAATTTTGCAGTTGTTTACCCGGGAGGATATTGAATACAAAAACTTTAAGACCATTAATGAACGACATAAAAAGGGGTGGTTGAAAACGGTATGGTATAACTCCATCTTCTTTCCTGTAGCAGAATTTCTATCCTCCATAACCATTGGACTGGTAGTATGGTACGGGGGGCTGCAAGTTATAAATGATAGTACGGCTTCAGTGGGAGAATTGACTGCTTTTATAATGATGATTCCTATGTTGTTTAGACCTCTAAACCAAATAGCCAATAAGTTCAATACATTGCAAATGGGGATGGTGGCAGCTGATAGGGTATTTAAAGTGTTGGATACTACTTCCCAAATTGACGATATAGGGACTTTGGAAGCCGAACATTTTAAAGGGGATATTTCCTTTAAGAATGTGCGGTTTTCTTATGTAGAAAATGAAGAGGTGTTAAAAGGCGTGTCGTTTGAGGTAAAGGCCGGGCAAACCGTAGCTATTGTTGGGGCTACTGGAGCAGGAAAATCAACTATCATTAATTTGTTGAACCGTTTTTATGACATTCAAAGTGGACATATTTTAATTGACGGTATCGATATCAAGGATATGACGCTCAAATCTCTAAGAGCACAAATTGCGGTGGTGTTACAGAACGTGTTTTTGTTTGCTGATACCATTTTTAACAATATCACCTTAAACAATCCTGACATTACTCAGGAAGAAGTGGAAACCGCAGCAAAAAATATAGGGATTCATGATTTCATTATGAGTTTGCCAAATGGCTATCAATATAATGTGAAGGAGCGTGGTGTGATGTTGTCATCGGGCCAACGTCAGTTGATATCCTTTTTAAGGGCTTATGTAACAAATCCTAGTGTGTTAGTGTTGGATGAGGCGACTTCTTCAGTCGATTCCCATTCCGAGCAATTGATTCAGGATGCTACAGATAAAATCACCAAAGGACGGACTTCTATTGTCATAGCCCATAGATTGGCAACCATCAAAAAGGCCGATATGATTTTGGTGATGGATGCAGGGAAAATCGTGGAGCAGGGAACCCATAAAGAATTGCTTAAGAGAACGGATGGCTACTACAAAAATCTATACGAGGTACAGTTTATGAAAGAAGAAGTGGCATCATAG
- the truA gene encoding tRNA pseudouridine(38-40) synthase TruA yields the protein MRYFIELSYNGKAYHGWQNQPNAISVQEVLEEALSMLLQEEIAIVGAGRTDAGVHASQMFAHFDTEKVVEDLNLVYRLNSFLPKDVAVHDILRVKENAHARFDATGRTYHYKISNRKNVFTFDYAYLMTVSLDVDKMNKACEVLKQYEDFQCFSKSNTDVKTYICDIKEARWMENNGELTFIITADRFLRNMVRAIVGTMVNIGLGKTSLEDLHQIIASKSRSEAGFSVPAHGLYLTEVVYPESIKL from the coding sequence TTGAGATATTTTATTGAATTATCATATAACGGGAAGGCCTATCACGGTTGGCAAAACCAGCCCAATGCTATTTCTGTGCAGGAAGTTTTGGAAGAGGCTTTGTCTATGCTGTTGCAGGAAGAGATTGCTATTGTAGGGGCTGGAAGAACAGATGCAGGTGTACATGCCTCGCAAATGTTCGCTCATTTTGATACAGAAAAAGTGGTTGAGGATCTTAATTTGGTGTATAGACTAAATTCATTTTTACCAAAGGATGTTGCCGTTCATGATATTTTGAGGGTTAAGGAGAATGCTCACGCACGTTTTGATGCAACAGGAAGAACTTATCATTACAAAATATCCAATCGTAAAAATGTATTTACTTTTGATTATGCTTATTTAATGACTGTCTCTTTGGATGTGGATAAAATGAATAAAGCCTGTGAAGTGTTGAAACAGTATGAGGACTTTCAATGCTTCTCTAAGAGTAATACAGATGTAAAGACATACATTTGTGATATTAAGGAGGCAAGGTGGATGGAGAATAATGGAGAGCTCACTTTTATCATTACTGCGGACAGGTTTTTGCGAAATATGGTAAGAGCTATTGTAGGTACTATGGTAAACATAGGTCTTGGAAAAACTTCCTTGGAAGATCTTCATCAAATTATCGCATCCAAAAGTAGAAGTGAAGCTGGTTTTTCGGTGCCAGCTCATGGACTTTATCTAACCGAAGTGGTTTATCCCGAATCAATAAAACTATAA
- a CDS encoding metallophosphoesterase, translating into MKRILLLSDTHSHIDDNIIKYVKQADEVWHAGDIGDLKVTDAIKKLKPLRGVHGNIDDTTVRTEFPEHNRFMCEEVDVWITHIGGYPPRYNPRVKPDIYENPPRLFICGHSHILKVMPDKKLNLIHMNPGAIGIHGFHKVRTMLRFTIDGAKIDNLEVIEFKR; encoded by the coding sequence ATGAAACGGATACTATTACTTTCAGATACCCATAGCCATATAGACGACAACATTATAAAATATGTCAAGCAGGCCGATGAAGTTTGGCACGCCGGAGATATTGGAGACCTAAAAGTTACCGATGCCATAAAAAAGCTTAAACCATTAAGAGGTGTTCACGGTAATATTGATGACACCACTGTAAGAACTGAATTTCCAGAACACAACCGTTTTATGTGTGAAGAGGTTGACGTATGGATTACCCATATTGGCGGTTATCCACCTCGTTATAACCCAAGGGTGAAACCAGATATTTACGAGAATCCTCCCAGATTATTCATTTGCGGCCATTCTCATATTCTTAAGGTTATGCCCGATAAAAAACTTAATTTAATTCATATGAATCCGGGTGCTATAGGTATACACGGGTTTCATAAAGTAAGAACCATGCTTCGATTTACCATCGATGGCGCCAAAATCGACAACTTGGAAGTAATAGAATTTAAACGATAA
- a CDS encoding DUF4293 domain-containing protein, whose protein sequence is MLQRIQTVYLLIATGIAAGLSFVFHLWTTAEGAPFFAKDNILYLGLFLLSAILSLVSIFSYKNRKSQFVLGRLNIILNFILLGLFVYQSLNLSGEADVSEKGIGILLPIFSIVFLVLANKAIKKDEDLVKSVDRLR, encoded by the coding sequence ATGTTACAGCGTATTCAAACTGTTTATTTATTGATAGCGACTGGTATTGCGGCCGGTTTAAGTTTTGTTTTCCACTTGTGGACAACCGCGGAAGGAGCACCATTTTTTGCAAAGGACAATATATTGTATTTAGGTTTGTTTTTATTGTCAGCAATATTATCTTTGGTCTCGATTTTTAGTTATAAAAATAGGAAGTCTCAATTTGTTTTGGGGCGACTTAACATCATATTGAACTTTATTTTATTAGGATTATTTGTATATCAATCTCTAAATTTATCTGGAGAAGCTGATGTTTCAGAGAAAGGTATTGGGATTCTTCTTCCTATATTTTCTATCGTATTTTTGGTTTTAGCCAATAAAGCCATAAAAAAGGATGAAGATCTTGTAAAATCTGTAGATCGATTGCGATAA
- the rho gene encoding transcription termination factor Rho — protein sequence MFEISQLKEKKLSELQEIAKQLEVPKFRTLKKLDLVYQILDHQAANPDAVKKEIVAQATSTPPQTEKKETAQTQKPPRKKRERIKKPVGQNKEQQKMEFSEGKKDSAPAAKEQKPSETNTPPTPPEQKKTNEKNTKQRPKDSDKKQRNDNKQNSRDNKNDHQGNNGNKDTRNRYREPDYEFDAIIKSEGVLDIMQDGYGFLRSSDYNYLSSPDDIYVSQSQIRLFGLKTGDTVLGHVRPPKEGEKYFPLIKVSKINGQKPEVVRDRVSFEHLTPLFPQEKFNIAEKQATISTRIMDLFSPIGKGQRGMIVSQPKTGKTMLLKDVANAIAANHPEVYQMILLIDERPEEVTDMQRNVRGEVIASTFDKEAHEHVKIANIVLEKAKRLVECGHDVVILLDSITRLARAYNTVQPASGKILSGGVDANALHKPKRFFGAARNIENGGSLTIIATALTETGSKMDEVIFEEFKGTGNMELQLDRKISNRRIFPAIDLTSSSTRRDDLLLDDNTIQRMWVMRKYLADMNPVEAMEFINDRFKQTRNNEEFLISMNG from the coding sequence ATGTTTGAAATTTCGCAATTAAAGGAAAAGAAGCTTTCCGAGTTACAGGAAATCGCTAAACAATTGGAAGTGCCTAAATTCCGCACTCTAAAAAAACTGGATTTGGTATATCAAATTTTGGATCACCAAGCAGCCAATCCAGATGCCGTAAAAAAAGAAATCGTTGCCCAAGCAACTAGCACCCCCCCTCAAACTGAGAAAAAGGAAACGGCCCAAACTCAAAAACCACCCAGAAAAAAAAGAGAACGTATAAAAAAACCTGTTGGACAGAACAAGGAGCAACAGAAAATGGAATTTTCAGAAGGCAAAAAAGATTCTGCCCCTGCAGCTAAAGAGCAAAAACCTTCAGAAACCAATACCCCTCCGACTCCTCCCGAACAAAAGAAAACCAACGAAAAAAACACAAAACAACGTCCAAAAGATTCTGACAAAAAACAGCGTAACGATAACAAACAGAATTCAAGAGACAATAAAAACGACCATCAAGGGAACAACGGAAACAAAGATACAAGAAACCGTTACCGTGAGCCTGATTACGAATTTGACGCCATTATTAAAAGTGAAGGTGTCTTAGACATTATGCAAGACGGCTATGGTTTCCTACGCTCATCGGATTATAACTATTTATCATCTCCAGATGATATTTATGTATCCCAATCGCAAATTAGATTATTTGGATTAAAAACGGGAGATACTGTTTTAGGACATGTACGTCCACCTAAAGAAGGCGAAAAATATTTCCCTTTAATTAAAGTAAGTAAAATAAACGGCCAAAAACCAGAAGTGGTAAGAGACCGTGTGTCTTTTGAGCACTTAACGCCATTATTCCCGCAGGAGAAATTCAACATTGCAGAAAAGCAAGCCACTATTTCTACAAGAATTATGGATTTGTTCTCTCCTATTGGTAAAGGGCAACGTGGAATGATTGTTTCGCAACCAAAAACGGGAAAAACAATGCTTCTTAAAGATGTGGCCAATGCAATTGCAGCCAACCACCCCGAAGTATACCAAATGATCTTATTGATTGATGAGCGTCCTGAAGAGGTTACCGATATGCAACGAAATGTGCGTGGTGAAGTAATTGCCTCTACATTTGATAAAGAAGCTCACGAACACGTTAAAATTGCCAACATTGTCTTGGAAAAGGCAAAGCGTCTTGTAGAATGTGGTCACGACGTAGTAATTCTTTTAGATTCTATTACAAGATTGGCCAGAGCCTATAATACCGTACAACCTGCTTCTGGAAAAATATTAAGTGGTGGTGTTGATGCCAATGCGCTTCACAAACCGAAACGGTTCTTTGGGGCCGCACGAAACATAGAAAATGGAGGTTCTTTAACCATTATTGCTACCGCATTAACGGAAACTGGTTCTAAAATGGACGAGGTTATCTTTGAAGAATTTAAAGGAACTGGTAACATGGAACTACAATTGGATAGAAAAATTTCTAATCGTAGAATCTTCCCTGCTATCGACCTTACCTCTTCTAGTACACGTAGAGACGATTTATTACTGGATGATAACACCATTCAAAGAATGTGGGTAATGAGAAAATACCTTGCCGATATGAACCCTGTGGAAGCGATGGAATTCATTAATGATCGATTTAAGCAAACCAGAAATAATGAAGAGTTCTTAATCTCTATGAACGGATAG
- the rpsT gene encoding 30S ribosomal protein S20 produces the protein MANHKSALKRIRSNEAKRLTNRYQHKTTRNAIKRLRGMEVAKEAQEFLPSVVSMIDKLAKKNVIHSNKAANLKSSLTKHVASL, from the coding sequence ATGGCAAATCATAAGTCAGCATTAAAAAGAATAAGAAGTAACGAAGCTAAGCGTTTAACTAACAGATATCAGCACAAGACAACTCGTAATGCTATCAAAAGGTTACGTGGAATGGAAGTGGCTAAAGAGGCTCAGGAGTTTTTGCCATCTGTTGTTTCTATGATTGATAAGTTAGCTAAAAAGAATGTAATTCACTCTAACAAGGCTGCTAACTTGAAGTCTAGTTTGACTAAGCATGTAGCTTCTTTGTAA
- the proS gene encoding proline--tRNA ligase has protein sequence MSKNLTSRAEDYSKWYNELVVKADMAENSAVRGCMVIKPYGYAIWEKMQAELDRMFKETGHQNAYFPLFVPKSLFEAEEKNAEGFAKECAVVTHYRLQNDPDNTGKLRVDPEARLEEELVVRPTSEAIIWNTYRGWIQSYRDLPILINQWANVVRWEMRTRLFLRTAEFLWQEGHTAHATKEEALAETIQMNQIYAKFAENFMAIPVIEGMKTESERFAGAVETYCIEALMQDGKALQAGTSHFLGQNFAKAFDVKFTNSEGKLDYVWATSWGVSTRLMGALIMTHSDDKGLVLPPNLAPIQVVIVPIYKTEEQLEAVSEKAQSIMEQLRKIGVSCKYDDRTTHRPGAKFAQYELQGVPLRIAIGPKDLENGTVELARRDTLSKQSVAMDDLVEVVDGLMTEIQESLFNKALDFRNTHITEVDTFDEFKDVLENKTGFISAHWDGTPETEQQIKELTKATIRCIPLDREEEEGVCVYSGKPSKGRVLFAKAY, from the coding sequence ATGAGCAAAAATCTTACAAGCAGAGCCGAAGACTATTCAAAATGGTATAATGAATTGGTTGTGAAGGCAGATATGGCTGAGAATTCAGCCGTTAGAGGATGTATGGTAATCAAACCATACGGATACGCAATTTGGGAAAAAATGCAGGCCGAATTGGATAGAATGTTCAAGGAAACAGGACATCAAAATGCGTATTTTCCACTTTTTGTTCCAAAAAGTTTGTTTGAGGCCGAAGAAAAAAATGCCGAAGGCTTTGCTAAGGAATGTGCTGTAGTAACTCATTACAGGTTACAAAATGACCCTGACAATACCGGGAAATTAAGAGTTGATCCAGAAGCTAGACTTGAAGAAGAATTAGTGGTAAGACCAACAAGTGAAGCTATTATTTGGAATACTTATAGAGGATGGATTCAGAGTTACAGAGACTTACCAATTTTAATCAATCAGTGGGCTAATGTAGTGCGTTGGGAAATGCGTACTAGATTGTTTTTAAGAACTGCTGAATTTTTATGGCAAGAAGGTCATACGGCACATGCCACTAAGGAAGAAGCGCTAGCAGAGACCATACAAATGAACCAGATTTATGCCAAGTTTGCTGAAAACTTTATGGCTATACCGGTTATTGAAGGCATGAAAACAGAAAGCGAGCGTTTTGCAGGAGCTGTAGAGACTTACTGTATTGAAGCTTTAATGCAAGATGGAAAAGCACTTCAAGCAGGAACTTCACATTTCCTTGGGCAAAATTTTGCCAAGGCATTTGATGTGAAATTTACCAACAGTGAGGGAAAACTGGATTATGTTTGGGCTACGTCATGGGGAGTGTCAACCCGACTTATGGGGGCGTTGATCATGACACATAGTGATGACAAGGGGTTGGTATTACCTCCAAACTTGGCCCCAATACAAGTGGTCATAGTTCCTATATATAAAACGGAAGAACAGCTGGAGGCTGTTTCTGAAAAGGCGCAATCCATTATGGAGCAATTGCGTAAAATTGGTGTGAGTTGTAAATACGATGATAGAACAACGCATCGCCCAGGTGCCAAATTTGCACAATACGAGTTACAAGGAGTGCCGTTGCGCATAGCTATTGGTCCAAAGGATTTGGAGAACGGAACTGTTGAGTTGGCGAGAAGAGATACGCTTTCCAAGCAATCTGTAGCCATGGATGATTTGGTAGAGGTAGTAGACGGTTTGATGACAGAGATCCAAGAATCTTTATTTAATAAAGCCCTAGACTTTAGAAATACCCATATAACAGAGGTTGATACGTTTGACGAGTTTAAGGACGTTTTGGAAAACAAAACAGGATTTATTTCTGCGCATTGGGATGGAACTCCTGAAACAGAACAGCAAATTAAAGAATTGACAAAAGCGACTATTCGTTGCATTCCTTTGGATAGGGAAGAAGAGGAAGGTGTTTGTGTGTATTCGGGTAAACCTTCAAAGGGAAGAGTATTGTTTGCTAAAGCCTACTAG
- a CDS encoding OmpP1/FadL family transporter, with amino-acid sequence MKKLSFLIIGVLSMSQLMAQDISEALRYSSDDIQGTARFRSMSGAFGALGGDLSALSINPAGSSIFTRSNITASLSVQTLNNDVNYFGGHRSSSESKFDLNQVGAAFVFTNTNINSPWRKFVLAVSYDKVSNFENDWVASGTNTSNSIGSYFSGYAQGLRLDEISAFPGESYSEAYSAIGSAYGYNHQQAFLGYESYIIDPENDVDSNTTYISNIAPGSYQQRYYYSARGYNGKLSFNMSSQFKDKLYLGLNLNTHFINYERYTYLNESNNNTGSLINEVGFENGLYTIGTGFSFQLGAIGKLTEAFRLGLTYTSPTWYTIAEETTQYLETYRIEAGQEIGQVINPNIINIFPDYRLQTPGKFTGSLAYVFGDRGLLSFDYSIKDYSNTKFRPKSDPYFSSQNSLIRNTLSTASSYRVGGEYRIQRISLRAGYRFEESPYQNDSLYGDLNGYSFGIGYNFGNFKIDAAFDQSKQDINYQLYNVGLTDSALIDSKVSNFVVSLSFNL; translated from the coding sequence ATGAAAAAGTTAAGTTTCCTAATTATAGGTGTGCTTTCTATGTCCCAACTTATGGCTCAGGATATTTCCGAAGCACTAAGATATTCTTCTGACGACATACAGGGAACCGCTAGATTCAGATCCATGTCTGGTGCATTTGGAGCCCTAGGAGGTGATCTTTCAGCACTAAGTATAAACCCTGCCGGGTCTTCCATTTTTACACGAAGTAACATTACGGCTTCATTATCTGTTCAAACCTTAAACAATGATGTAAACTATTTTGGAGGCCATAGGTCTTCTTCCGAATCAAAATTTGACTTGAACCAAGTAGGGGCCGCATTTGTGTTTACCAATACCAATATCAACTCTCCCTGGCGTAAGTTTGTGCTTGCGGTTAGTTATGACAAAGTTTCTAATTTTGAAAATGACTGGGTTGCCTCTGGAACCAATACAAGCAATTCCATCGGTTCCTATTTTAGTGGTTACGCACAAGGTTTAAGACTTGATGAAATCTCAGCCTTTCCTGGAGAATCGTATTCCGAAGCTTATTCCGCAATCGGTTCGGCCTATGGCTACAATCACCAACAGGCTTTTTTAGGTTATGAATCATATATCATAGACCCAGAAAATGATGTAGACAGCAATACTACCTATATATCCAACATTGCTCCGGGTTCTTACCAACAACGGTACTATTATTCTGCAAGAGGCTATAACGGAAAACTATCTTTCAACATGTCTTCTCAATTTAAAGACAAATTGTATTTAGGCCTTAACCTAAACACCCATTTCATTAATTATGAACGTTACACCTATTTAAACGAATCCAATAATAATACGGGCTCTTTAATTAATGAAGTAGGTTTTGAAAATGGTTTATATACCATTGGAACCGGTTTTTCCTTCCAACTTGGCGCCATAGGAAAGCTAACTGAAGCTTTTAGATTAGGGCTTACGTACACCTCCCCTACTTGGTACACAATAGCTGAAGAAACTACGCAATACCTAGAAACCTATCGAATTGAAGCAGGCCAGGAAATAGGACAAGTTATCAATCCAAATATTATCAATATTTTCCCTGACTATAGATTACAGACACCTGGGAAATTTACAGGAAGCTTAGCCTATGTTTTTGGAGATAGAGGACTTCTTAGTTTTGACTATTCCATTAAAGACTATTCCAATACTAAATTCAGACCAAAATCCGACCCGTATTTTTCCAGTCAAAATTCTTTAATAAGAAATACACTTTCCACAGCTTCCTCTTATAGAGTTGGTGGCGAATATCGGATACAGCGCATAAGCTTAAGAGCTGGTTACAGGTTTGAAGAAAGCCCTTATCAAAATGACAGTCTTTACGGAGACCTAAATGGCTACTCATTCGGAATTGGATACAACTTTGGAAATTTCAAAATTGATGCAGCTTTCGATCAATCCAAACAAGATATTAACTATCAGCTTTACAACGTAGGACTTACTGATAGTGCGCTAATTGATTCTAAAGTGAGTAATTTTGTAGTATCCCTTAGCTTTAATCTTTAA